A genomic stretch from Acidobacteriota bacterium includes:
- a CDS encoding putative Ig domain-containing protein yields MTAYSRSKTFTPALLLTLLCGATWCSLKPGPARAAKRVSAPLATLKLTTATGAAGDQFGNAVALSGDTALIGAPGGDANENAEQGCAYVYVRIGSVWSLQQELHAPDGTANDNFGWSVALNGDTALIGAISNASTGAAYVFTRTNSIWTLQQKLSASDGAANDLFGWSVALSGDTALIGALSTVGANRNQGAAYVFTRLGIGWSQQQKLNASDGLAHAAFGSALALAGNTALIGAPDDDHNNQTLRGSAYVFTRTGVTWTQQQKLVANDGAVADNFGLAVALSNETALIGAPNGNLKRGAAYVFTRSGTTWSQEQKLTASAGAAFDAFGAAVSLSESNANRALIGAPGSLATQGAAYVFTRGGTTWAQLLTQTADDGAANDSFGQALAQSGNTALLGSPGCTQNGNAAQGAAYTFELCPALALGPETLPITTVGMPVSQTLTATGGVAPYSFALASGTLPSGLSLDANGALTGTPNHAGSFSFTVRAQDANGCLGLRTWTVTLVCNPLTLSPNTLPNGIAGTAYSQPLSASGGLAPYTFNLSAGTLPTGLSLAANGALSGTPAQAGNFNFTASATDAFGCTGTQAYTLVIACPVITVNPTTLPPGLLNRPYATTTINATGGTGSYLFAVSAGALPTGMTLTNGALGGTPRQAGIFNFTVTATDATGCTGTRNLSLTVRRLVRADFDGDGKTDLSVWRPGNGNWLSLNSSNNALQTTQWGAGYAPYNDVIVPGDYDGDGKIDHAIWRGADSIWYIRKSGDGQAILQFYGANYAPYFDVPVPGDYDGDGKTDLAVWRPTTGTFFVRKSSDGGNVIQAWGTSGDTPVPGDYDGDGITDFAVWRPSTGNWHLLLSTGGQQIIQWGAGFAPYSDVPVQADYDGDGKTDLAIWRGGDTIWYIRPSATPGAPMLKFFGANYAPYFDIPTPGDFDGDGKADIAIWRPTTGTWAAIRSTDGSFLIQGHGQYGDVPVPTR; encoded by the coding sequence ATGACGGCTTACTCCAGATCGAAGACATTTACACCGGCCTTGTTGCTAACGCTGCTCTGCGGCGCTACGTGGTGCAGCCTGAAGCCGGGGCCAGCGCGCGCGGCTAAACGCGTCAGCGCGCCGCTCGCCACTCTCAAACTCACCACCGCCACCGGCGCGGCGGGCGATCAATTCGGCAATGCCGTCGCCCTCAGCGGCGACACCGCGCTGATTGGCGCGCCGGGCGGCGACGCTAACGAAAATGCCGAGCAGGGTTGCGCGTATGTTTATGTTCGCATCGGTTCGGTGTGGTCGCTACAACAAGAACTGCACGCGCCTGATGGGACGGCCAATGACAATTTCGGCTGGTCGGTCGCGCTCAACGGCGACACCGCGCTGATTGGCGCCATAAGCAACGCCAGTACCGGCGCGGCGTATGTCTTCACACGCACCAATTCAATCTGGACGCTGCAACAAAAACTCAGCGCCAGCGACGGCGCGGCCAACGATCTGTTTGGCTGGTCGGTCGCCCTCAGCGGTGATACCGCCTTGATCGGCGCGCTCAGCACGGTGGGCGCGAATCGGAATCAAGGCGCGGCCTACGTTTTCACGCGCCTCGGTATAGGTTGGTCGCAACAACAAAAACTCAACGCCAGCGATGGTCTGGCCCACGCAGCCTTTGGCAGCGCCCTGGCACTCGCGGGCAATACCGCCCTGATTGGCGCGCCGGATGACGACCACAACAACCAAACGCTGCGCGGTTCGGCTTATGTGTTCACGCGCACGGGAGTGACCTGGACGCAACAGCAAAAGCTGGTTGCCAATGATGGTGCAGTGGCTGACAACTTCGGTCTGGCTGTCGCCCTCAGCAACGAAACCGCGCTGATCGGCGCGCCCAACGGCAATTTGAAACGCGGCGCGGCATATGTCTTCACGCGCAGTGGCACAACCTGGTCGCAGGAACAAAAACTGACGGCCAGCGCGGGCGCAGCCTTTGATGCCTTTGGCGCTGCTGTTTCGCTGAGTGAATCAAACGCCAACCGCGCCCTCATCGGTGCGCCCGGCAGCCTAGCGACACAAGGCGCGGCGTATGTCTTTACGCGCGGCGGCACAACCTGGGCGCAGTTGCTGACCCAAACTGCCGACGACGGCGCGGCCAATGACAGCTTTGGACAAGCCCTCGCGCAAAGCGGCAACACAGCTCTGCTCGGCAGCCCCGGCTGCACGCAAAACGGCAATGCCGCACAGGGCGCGGCCTATACGTTTGAATTATGCCCGGCCCTCGCACTCGGCCCCGAGACGCTGCCGATCACCACCGTCGGCATGCCCGTCTCACAGACGCTGACCGCCACGGGCGGCGTAGCGCCATACAGCTTTGCCCTCGCGAGCGGAACGTTACCGAGTGGGTTATCACTGGATGCGAACGGCGCGCTCACCGGCACGCCCAATCACGCGGGCAGTTTCAGCTTCACGGTGCGCGCGCAAGACGCCAATGGCTGCCTGGGCCTGCGCACCTGGACGGTCACCCTGGTTTGCAACCCACTCACGTTGTCGCCCAACACTTTGCCCAACGGCATCGCAGGAACAGCCTATAGCCAACCACTCAGCGCCAGCGGCGGCCTAGCTCCTTATACGTTCAACCTAAGCGCCGGAACCTTGCCCACCGGCTTGAGCCTCGCGGCGAATGGAGCGCTCAGCGGCACACCCGCGCAAGCAGGCAACTTCAATTTTACCGCCAGCGCCACCGATGCGTTCGGCTGCACCGGCACCCAAGCGTACACGCTGGTGATCGCCTGTCCCGTCATCACCGTCAATCCAACGACGTTGCCGCCAGGCTTGCTCAATCGCCCTTACGCAACAACGACCATCAATGCGACAGGTGGAACCGGCTCCTATCTTTTCGCGGTGAGCGCGGGCGCTTTGCCAACGGGCATGACCCTGACCAATGGCGCGCTCGGCGGCACGCCCAGGCAGGCGGGCATCTTCAACTTCACGGTCACGGCCACCGATGCCACGGGCTGCACGGGCACGCGCAATCTGTCACTGACGGTGCGACGGCTGGTGCGCGCCGATTTTGATGGCGATGGCAAAACCGATTTGAGCGTCTGGCGGCCTGGCAATGGCAATTGGCTGTCCCTCAATTCTTCCAACAACGCGCTGCAAACGACGCAGTGGGGCGCGGGCTATGCGCCTTACAACGACGTCATCGTGCCGGGCGATTACGACGGCGATGGCAAGATTGACCACGCCATCTGGCGCGGCGCAGATTCCATCTGGTACATCCGCAAGAGCGGTGATGGACAGGCTATCCTACAATTCTATGGCGCCAACTACGCGCCGTATTTCGACGTGCCGGTGCCGGGCGATTATGACGGCGATGGCAAGACCGATCTGGCTGTTTGGCGTCCGACCACGGGCACGTTTTTTGTGCGCAAGAGTTCTGACGGCGGCAACGTGATTCAAGCCTGGGGCACGAGCGGCGATACGCCGGTGCCGGGCGATTACGATGGCGACGGTATCACTGATTTCGCCGTCTGGCGGCCCAGCACCGGCAACTGGCATTTGTTGTTGAGCACGGGCGGCCAGCAGATCATTCAATGGGGCGCGGGCTTTGCGCCTTACAGCGACGTGCCGGTGCAGGCCGATTATGATGGCGACGGCAAGACTGACCTAGCCATCTGGCGCGGCGGCGATACGATCTGGTACATCCGCCCCAGCGCCACACCAGGCGCGCCGATGCTGAAATTCTTCGGAGCGAACTATGCGCCATATTTCGACATCCCCACGCCGGGCGATTTCGACGGCGACGGCAAGGCGGACA